A window from Dysidea avara chromosome 2, odDysAvar1.4, whole genome shotgun sequence encodes these proteins:
- the LOC136248083 gene encoding uncharacterized protein, with translation MITPITTAPEVPNHTPQFAASRLPKLTLPMFSGHPLEWLTFWDSFRTAIHSNPNLSGVQKFNYLKAQLQEDAAKVIAGFPLSDHNYLHAVAILQEHFGQTEQLIDTHMRALLELPRPTNSLHSLHNFHDTVESHTRGLSSLGKYGETYGDLLVTVICEKLPKEVKSAFLIGSKPNHIHKKQDKGPPSCIFCKGPHATHQCTVITDQQRRLEIVKQNHLCYNCLARHKVSQCTSRFRCRHCKRKHHTSLCNGGQDHTTTVPMSNPQSTQPTTTQLQPATSVPSATPVSSFVIPASHNTPKVSPICLLKTAVVPVVNGHMRMNANILFDEGAQRSFMFVQLATELQVKPTSSTQVETLAGELIPISVLIVPTIATPISNSYHLALNTLPHLKGLKLATPITINKEFTISILIGTDHYWSFVQDRIIRGDGPTAQQSKLGYLLSGPMPQVATQLSTSILLQLMTIADHNQEPNLEQLWSVEAIGTCPQQSSSSFLSTYQASSISQLPNGTYCAKFPWKDDKPYLPSNFNICQRRTKTLLTKLMLTPELLNLYHNIIQEQERRGFIERVDNTFTTPVHYLSHHPVKKDSLTTPIRIVYNCSCRENSYVANLNDCLQIGPPFLNDLCAILLRFRLHNYALSTDIEKAFLHVRLDQSDRDFTRFLWPIQPENPDSTLQVFHFTSVPFGTASSPFMLHATIDLHLHTQLFQYYPQARHIMSQANFNLRSWATNSTTLQQTATADKSIDSNTTVHVLGLLWNTLTDTLSLVPKPLPPSNIVSKRNILQDSSQLYDPLGWAPPVTIHAKILLQEVWQKKCTWDTPLDDNITDRWLNIRGDILALPTLTLPRAYFPSLPDRKIDHIYVFADASTKAYGAIVYLHSKDNLSFIMSKSRVAPIKALTLPKLEIMAAVTATRVAKFVQSSLSTYFQPIPVHLWTDSQIVLHWIHHRGQSNSFVKPRVAEIVKDFPSEKWSFTPSSDNPADLLIRGISTEQNNPHLCNLYRLTAVTAYVYRILHNLQKQTPLQSGPLTNTELSEAHRELITGVQHSIYSEEFAFLCKKTSKCPPLVKQLCLFLDDKKLIRCGGRIHNAPTTDVSKFPYLLPSKHTVTRMIVTDTHEKLHHGGVNITVTALHQVYWIPCIRQCVKSVLRRDPVLRRCVRCKKLIGKPFKSPDPPPLPKIRVMEAPPFTVTGVHFTGTLYVKEREEMKVYICLFSCAITRAVHLEVVTDLTVETFLLAFRRFCSRKSLPKKMISDNASTYLAAAEELQRMFSSEALKEALESQNVTWHFIPKRAPWYGGFWERIIGLTKQAVKKTLGRTFVTLKQLETVITEIEAMLNDRPLTYISSDVTDPEPLTPSHLLYGRRIRPFPCLLDDPVDLNNPDFEVNGTTLRRSVNRQTRLIQQFWQRWKCEYLTSLREFHKASGSNERVIKKGDIVIVHDDKSRLHWRLAVVEDLIEGNDGLVRAAHIRMSNYKTTRPIVKLYPLEISSSDA, from the exons ATGATAACACCTATTACTACCGCACCAGAAGTTCCCAATCATACTCCACAGTTTGCTGCGAGCAGGTTACCTAAGTTAACTCTACCGATGTTTTCTGGACACCCCTTAGAATGGCTAACTTTTTGGGATTCCTTCCGAACTGCCATCCACTCCAATCCCAATCTAAGTGGTGTGcagaaattcaattatttgaagGCCCAACTGCAAGAGGATGCAGCTAAGGTTATTGCAGGGTTTCCTCTCAGTGATCACAATTACCTACATGCAGTGGCTATTCTACAAGAACATTTTGGCCAAACTGAACAGTTAATTGATACACACATGCGAGCTCTGTTGGAACTGCCAAGGCCCACAAACTCACTGCACAGTTTACACAACTTTCACGACACTGTGGAAAGTCATACTCGTGGCTTATCTTCCCTTGGGAAATATGGAGAGACATATGGAGATCTACTAGTCACTGTTATTTGTGAAAAGCTTCCTAAAGAGgtcaaat CTGCATTCCTAATTGGCTCTAAACCCAATCATATTCACAAAAAACAAGATAAAGGACCACCATCATGTATTTTCTGTAAAGGGCCTCATGCCACACACCAATGTACTGTCATAACTGACCAGCAGAGACGTCTAGAGATTGTAAAGCAAAACCATCTATGCTATAACTGTTTGGCCAGACATAAGGTGTCTCAATGCACCTCAAGGTTTCGATGTCGGCATTGTAAACGCAAACACCACACAAGCCTGTGCAATGGAGGTCAAGATCATACTACTACTGTACCAATGAGCAATCCTCAGAGTACACAGCCAACAACCACACAACTTCAACCTGCTACGTCTGTACCTAGTGCTACTCCAGTATCATCATTTGTAATTCCGGCTTCACATAACACTCCAAAGGTTTCCCCTATATGTTTGTTGAAGACTGCTGTAGTCCCAGTTGTTAATGGTCACATGAGAATGAATGCCAATATTCTATTTGATGAGGGAGCCCAGCGCTCTTTTATGTTCGTACAATTAGCCACTGAACTACAAGTCAAGCCAACCTCTAGTACGCAA GTAGAAACACTAGCGGGTGAACTTATACCAATTTCAGTTTTAATAGTACCGACAATTGCTACACCTATTTCCAACTCTTATCATCTAGCTCTGAACACTTTACCACATTTGAAAGGTTTGAAACTTGCGACTCCTATTACTATCAATAAAGAATTCACCATTTCTATCCTCATTGGCACTGATCATTACTGGTCATTTGTACAAGATCGGATTATCCGAGGAGATGGTCCCACTGCCCAGCAGTCTAAACTGGGATACCTACTCTCTGGCCCAATGCCACAAGTTGCCACTCAATTATCAACTTCAATATTGTTACAGCTGATGACCATTGCAGATCACAATCAGGAACCCAACTTAGAACAACTGTGGTCAGTAGAAGCCATTGGAACATGTCCTCAACAATCCAGTTCTTCATTCCTCAGTACGTACCAAGCTTCTAGCATTTCCCAATTACCAAATGGTACATACTGTGCTAAGTTCCCATGGAAGGATGACAAACCTTATTTGCCATCAAACTTCAACATCTGTCAACGTAGAACTAAGACTCTTCTCACCAAACTGATGCTAACTCCTGAATTGCTCAATCTGTATCACAACATCATTCAAGAGCAAGAACGTCGTGGATTCATTGAACGTGTCGACAATACCTTTACTACACCTGTTCACTATCTATCCCATCACCCAGTCAAAAAGGATTCCCTGACAACACCCATCAGGATTGTTTACAACTGTAGTTGCCGTGAAAACTCATATGTTGCCAATTTAAATGATTGTCTACAAATTGGACCACCATTCTTGAATGATTTGTGTGCTATTTTGTTACGCTTCCGCCTGCACAACTATGCGTTGTCCACCGACATAGAGAAGGCATTCCTCCATGTGAGATTAGATCAATCAGATAGAGACTTCACACGTTTTCTGTGGCCTATCCAACCAGAAAACCCTGACAGCACTCTTCAAGTTTTCCATTTTACTTCTGTTCCCTTTGGTACTGCCAGCTCACCATTTATGCTGCATGCAACGATTGACTTACACTTGC ACACTCAATTATTTCAGTATTATCCACAAGCAAGACATATCATGAGCCAAGCAAATTTTAACCTTCGATCATGGGCTACTAACAGCACAACTTTGCAACAGACTGCCACTGCCGACAAGTCCATTGATAGCAAcacaactgtacatgtgctaggTCTTCTCTGGAATACCTTGACTGACACCCTGTCACTAGTTCCCAAGCCATTACCACCAAGCAACATAGTGTCAAAACGAAATATTTTGCAAGATTCCTCACAGCTTTACGATCCTTTAGGTTGGGCCCCTCCAGTCACTATCCATGCTAAGATTTTACTTCAAGAAGTGTGGCAAAAGAAATGCACATGGGACACCCCACTTGATGACAACATTACCGACAGATGGCTGAACATACGAGGTGACATTCTTGCTCTTCCCACCCTGACTCTTCCAAGAGCATACTTCCCCAGTCTGCCAGATAGAAAGATTGACCATATCTATGTATTTGCAGATGCTAGTACTAAAGCGTATGGTGCGATTGTTTATCTACATAGCAAGGACAACCTCTCTTTCATCATGTCCAAAAGTCGAGTCGCTCCAATCAAAGCATTGACGCTACCTAAACTGGAGATAATGGCTGCTGTTACTGCCACTAGAGTAgcaaaatttgtacaatcaTCTCTGTCGACTTACTTTCAGCCAATTCCAGTCCATCTCTGGACAGATAGCCAAATAGTGCTACACTGGATTCACCATAGAGGCCAATCAAATTCCTTTGTCAAGCCAAGAGTAGCAGAAATAGTTAAGGATTTTCCATCAGAGAAGTGGTCATTCACACCCTCAAGCGACAATCCTGCTGACCTACTAATACGAGGCATATCTACTGAACAG AACAATCCACACCTGTG CAATCTTTACCGTTTGACAGCTGTAACTGCTTATGTCTACCGGATTTTACACAATCTTCAGAAACAGACACCTTTACAATCTGGACCTCTTACCAACACAGAACTATCTGAGGCTCATAGAGAATTAATCACTGGAGTTCAACACTCAATTTATTCAGAAGAGTTTGCCTTCTTGTGTAAGAAAACATCCAAGTGTCCTCCATTAGTGAAGCAACTTTGTCTGTTCCTTGATGATAAGAAACTCATACGTTGTGGAGGAAGAATACATAATGCACCAACCACTGATGTCAGCAAATTTCCTTACCTTCTCCCCAGCAAACATACAGTGACTAGGATGATTGTTACTGATACACATGAGAAACTTCATCACGGAGGAGTAAATATTACAGTCACTGCACTCCATCAGGTATACTGGATTCCGTGTATTAGACAATGCGTTAAGAGTGTGCTAAGACGGGATCCCGTGTTAAGACGATGTGTACGATGTAAGAAATTAATAGGGAAACCATTCAAGTCACCAGATCCACCACCACTACCTAAGATTCGTGTCATGGAAGCTCCACCATTTACAGTTACTGGAGTCCATTTCACTGGGACACTGTATGTTAAGGAGCGAGAGGAGATGAAAGTGTACATCTGTTTATTCTCATGTGCGATTACAAGAGCAGTACATTTAGAAGTTGTGACTGACCTCACAGTAGAGACATTTCTGTTGGCATTTCGTCGATTCTGCAGTCGCAAATCATTACCAAAGAAGATGATATCTGACAATGCCTCCACGTACTTGGCGGCGGCGGAGGAATTACAGAGGATGTTTAGTTCAGAAGCATTGAAGGAAGCTCTAGAATCCCAGAATGTCACCTGGCATTTCATTCCCAAGCGTGCCCCATGGTACGGAGGATTCTGGGAACGTATCATTGGATTAACCAAGCAGGCGGTGAAGAAGACACTTGGCAGAACATTTGTCACCTTAAAGCAGCTTGAAACTGTTATCACAGAGATAGAAGCCATGCTGAATGATAGGCCGCTTACTTACATATCGTCAGATGTAACTGACCCAGAGCCACTTACCCCATCCCATCTGCTTTATGGTAGAAGGATACGGCCATTTCCATGTCTACTTGATGACCCAGTTGACTTGAATAATCCTGACTTTGAAGTGAATGGTACTACACTCAGACGATCAGTTAACAGACAAACAAGGCTGATTCAACAGTTCTGGCAAAGATGGAAGTGTGAATATCTAACTTCATTACGAGAATTTCACAAGGCATCAGGAAGTAATGAAAGAGTTATCAAGAAGGGAGACATAGTAATTGTGCATGATGACAAATCCAGGCTTCACTGGAGGCTCGCAGTTGTGGAAGACCTCATTGAAGGGAACGATGGCCTTGTTCGAGCTGCTCACATTAGAATGAGCAATTACAAGACAACTAGACCCATTGTGAAATTATATCCGTTGGAGATTTCAAGTAGTGATGCTTAA